From one Pseudoliparis swirei isolate HS2019 ecotype Mariana Trench chromosome 5, NWPU_hadal_v1, whole genome shotgun sequence genomic stretch:
- the LOC130194273 gene encoding torsin-1A-interacting protein 2-like isoform X1 has protein sequence MAEQEKDHHHTAEDKGPEAQSTHMANVSSFDECKQDKTDIVKLQPSEDSTLSTSTNEETNNDNVVQPDVKNSTSAEEGMVPPIERSSPPEDHTALNVKDNSNPEEGSRGDYEREMPRNEQKPMTAEISREYPPEEKKAPDTTLDDKKDDDQVDGPDDEETPDSNAINPDAEEDESSPEKEDEDIPDPTRTNEEVENIGPTINGKRGMTYLIAVGLLGLGIALLWPHLFQTKSPPQKDGVWQIDTFRRQLEEVKTQFPNQRAALWQRSKIHMLRHLQTAQPTEPVSLILTAGHRGEKTLHCLAQRLAFAFSSSLNGSVLDIDGASKASQDSDQVKLDIDSKLQGAFEGDQPVAVIHRFEELPPGSTLIFYRYCDHENAAYKKTCLIFTVLLGEEEEIPAETRLSTVEELVDDQLQKKFLSDGHPVSFDRMDLDKYSGLWSRISHLILPVAAEERIEREGC, from the exons ACATATGGCTAATGTCTCATCATTTGATGAGTGCAAACAGGATAAGACCGATATTGTAAAGCTGCAACCCTCAGAAG ATTCCACCTTATCCACATCCACAAATGAAGAGACTAACAACGACAATGTGGTGCAGCCCGACGTTAAAA ACAGTACTTCAGCTGAAGAGGGGATGGTGCCTCCAATAGAAAGATCTTCACCTCCAGAAGACCACACAGCGCTGAATGTGAAGGATAACAGCAACCCTGAAGAAGGAAGCCGTGGTGATTACGAGAGAGAGATGCCAAGAAATGAGCAAAAGCCCATGACTGCGGAGATTTCAA GAGAATACCCCCCTGAAGAGAAGAAAGCACCAGACACAACCCTAGATGACAAAAAGGATGATGATCAAGTAGATGGACCCGATGATGAGGAAACCCCAGACTCCAACGCCATAAACCCTGATGCTGAAGAGG ATGAGAGCTCCCCGGAGAAGGAAGACGAGGATATACCGGACCCCACACGGACAAATGAAGAGGTTGAAAACATTGGTCCGACCATTAATGGAAAACGTG GAATGACATACCTGATAGCAGTCGGTTTGTTGGGGTTAGGGATTGCCTTATTGTGGCCGCATCTCTTCCAAACCAAGTCTCCACCTCAGAAAGATGGAGTGTGGCAAATAGACACCTTCCGAAGGCAGTTGGAAGAGGTAAAGACTCAGTTCCCCAATCAACGTGCAGCGCTCTGGCAGAGAAGCAAGATCCACATGCTGAGGCACCTCCAAACAGCCCAGCCCACAGAGCCGGTCAGTCTGATCCTGACCGCAGGCCACAGAGGTGAGAAGACGCTGCACTGCTTGGCTCAGAGACTGGCCTTcgccttctcctcttctctcaacgGCTCCGTCCTCGACATCGACGGAGCCAGCAAAGCCAGCCAGGACAGCGACCAGGTCAAACTGGACATAGACAGCAAGTTGCAGGGAGCTTTCGAAGGAGACCAACCCGTTGCCGTCATTCACCGCTTCGAGGAGCTACCTCCAGGCTCCACTCTGATTTTTTATCGCTACTGCGACCACGAGAACGCTGCCTATAAGAAGACTTGTCTGATCTTCACAGTACTgttgggggaggaagaggagattccTGCCGAGACGCGTCTGAGTACTGTGGAAGAGCTGGTGGACGACCAGCTGCAGAAGAAGTTCCTCTCCGATGGCCACCCGGTCTCTTTTGACAGGATGGACCTTGACAAGTACAGTGGACTGTGGAGTCGTATTTCTCATCTCATTCTGCCTGTGGCAGCCGAGGAAAGGATAGAACGTGAAGGGTGCTAG
- the LOC130194273 gene encoding torsin-1A-interacting protein 2-like isoform X2, producing the protein MAEQEKDHHHTADKGPEAQSTHMANVSSFDECKQDKTDIVKLQPSEDSTLSTSTNEETNNDNVVQPDVKNSTSAEEGMVPPIERSSPPEDHTALNVKDNSNPEEGSRGDYEREMPRNEQKPMTAEISREYPPEEKKAPDTTLDDKKDDDQVDGPDDEETPDSNAINPDAEEDESSPEKEDEDIPDPTRTNEEVENIGPTINGKRGMTYLIAVGLLGLGIALLWPHLFQTKSPPQKDGVWQIDTFRRQLEEVKTQFPNQRAALWQRSKIHMLRHLQTAQPTEPVSLILTAGHRGEKTLHCLAQRLAFAFSSSLNGSVLDIDGASKASQDSDQVKLDIDSKLQGAFEGDQPVAVIHRFEELPPGSTLIFYRYCDHENAAYKKTCLIFTVLLGEEEEIPAETRLSTVEELVDDQLQKKFLSDGHPVSFDRMDLDKYSGLWSRISHLILPVAAEERIEREGC; encoded by the exons ACATATGGCTAATGTCTCATCATTTGATGAGTGCAAACAGGATAAGACCGATATTGTAAAGCTGCAACCCTCAGAAG ATTCCACCTTATCCACATCCACAAATGAAGAGACTAACAACGACAATGTGGTGCAGCCCGACGTTAAAA ACAGTACTTCAGCTGAAGAGGGGATGGTGCCTCCAATAGAAAGATCTTCACCTCCAGAAGACCACACAGCGCTGAATGTGAAGGATAACAGCAACCCTGAAGAAGGAAGCCGTGGTGATTACGAGAGAGAGATGCCAAGAAATGAGCAAAAGCCCATGACTGCGGAGATTTCAA GAGAATACCCCCCTGAAGAGAAGAAAGCACCAGACACAACCCTAGATGACAAAAAGGATGATGATCAAGTAGATGGACCCGATGATGAGGAAACCCCAGACTCCAACGCCATAAACCCTGATGCTGAAGAGG ATGAGAGCTCCCCGGAGAAGGAAGACGAGGATATACCGGACCCCACACGGACAAATGAAGAGGTTGAAAACATTGGTCCGACCATTAATGGAAAACGTG GAATGACATACCTGATAGCAGTCGGTTTGTTGGGGTTAGGGATTGCCTTATTGTGGCCGCATCTCTTCCAAACCAAGTCTCCACCTCAGAAAGATGGAGTGTGGCAAATAGACACCTTCCGAAGGCAGTTGGAAGAGGTAAAGACTCAGTTCCCCAATCAACGTGCAGCGCTCTGGCAGAGAAGCAAGATCCACATGCTGAGGCACCTCCAAACAGCCCAGCCCACAGAGCCGGTCAGTCTGATCCTGACCGCAGGCCACAGAGGTGAGAAGACGCTGCACTGCTTGGCTCAGAGACTGGCCTTcgccttctcctcttctctcaacgGCTCCGTCCTCGACATCGACGGAGCCAGCAAAGCCAGCCAGGACAGCGACCAGGTCAAACTGGACATAGACAGCAAGTTGCAGGGAGCTTTCGAAGGAGACCAACCCGTTGCCGTCATTCACCGCTTCGAGGAGCTACCTCCAGGCTCCACTCTGATTTTTTATCGCTACTGCGACCACGAGAACGCTGCCTATAAGAAGACTTGTCTGATCTTCACAGTACTgttgggggaggaagaggagattccTGCCGAGACGCGTCTGAGTACTGTGGAAGAGCTGGTGGACGACCAGCTGCAGAAGAAGTTCCTCTCCGATGGCCACCCGGTCTCTTTTGACAGGATGGACCTTGACAAGTACAGTGGACTGTGGAGTCGTATTTCTCATCTCATTCTGCCTGTGGCAGCCGAGGAAAGGATAGAACGTGAAGGGTGCTAG